The following nucleotide sequence is from Acyrthosiphon pisum isolate AL4f chromosome A2, pea_aphid_22Mar2018_4r6ur, whole genome shotgun sequence.
tgttgaattttaattcaatgactaagtattgcatacgaaaaacgattctgaatggAGATGGTCTACCATCTGAAAGCCTAAGGATATATTcgatcatatatttatattactattagcaatttttattgttaatatagtaagctgaactaatttttgccaacaaCAAATcgaaaacattataacattatttcataTGATATAACATTGATGGTTGTATCATTATTTGTACCATtacttgtattacaatttacaacaaaaaaaacataatctATTCTGTCAAAACCTGgtttgcataaaataatttcagtttttccctaatttttgttttgtttttcccggatGTTATAAAAAGTGTTTTGAAAAATCAAATCTAAATTTTCTACTAGTAAAAATtgatgtttaaacatttttattttcagcgtTAAGGActctaaaaaacatttttcaagcGCAATTTGGTAagatcaagaaaaaaattaatgaaaaagaaaaaaagtccaagcactacatggctacatatttAAAGCAtatgaaataacataaattcacaacatattgttcaatattcattatacaataatttattatggactaaatattaaaattaaaactaaaaacacgtTAGGAAGTCTCATAGTTGCTCTTTTCTGTTCCaaagtattttgtaaaatatcaaaataatttttctgtttataaaataattaactaatgtTTTCTTTGTAGAAGAAACAAACACAGAATCCGCATCCAAATTTGTTCAACGAAGtaagatttgatttttaataacttttcgtcttgttatatattacaaatatcttacctattttacaaaacaaaaataataacctatatttatgatacaatttACCTCTTCTATATATGATTTATTGGATAATCTACAAATAtggtttatagaattttttcatttttttctaaaaaaaactatacactAAAAGGAGtttggataatttttattattttatggacattaccagaatttaaatttttagtgctAGATAGGTAATATAACATTTCTGTACAatctattcaaataaaaatatttaaaacaatttaaacatatttgctctcgatgaacaaaaaaaagtatttttttcttattccgttagtttaattttacacaattatttatttacaaaatctgTGAATGAAGAGATGATTATTATAGGATGTAGGTAACTTCTAAAATGAACTGTGACTTCTaataaaattcttttatttttagtgatcgTTGTAGCTGAGGCTATATTGAATTCGGATAAAACCAAACAGAGTAAGTTTAATAAGAAgcaagatataaaatatacttacaggTTACCTACTCAACATAGCATTTGTTTATATATGCCTATTGTTTATCATCGATTACGGCCTGTAAGAAAAGCATCCTAgcgcataatatataggtattttaaattttaatgatatgtaggtatatatatatgttttttttattcaatacatatataatattatatacctacaatttacaCTGAGAGTACTAGATAGGTATGATTTTTCTTATGCTGTACAGCCGTAGGTACAGGAGATACATTTCTATACGGTGTTGACTGTTGAGTAACCTGTTAATCTTCTTGAATCGCGTATCCAGCGAAATATATTGTTCAGTAGTttgaataattagttttaattgatatacatatatgtatatatattattgtattaatataagaaaattaaactTCTAAAGCCCTATAGGTTGTAAGGTAAAACAAAATGAGAAACACGctctataataaacaataaattagttcAAAGTATAGATACCTAGCTAATGGACTATAAGTTTCTTAACTTTTCTCATTTAGTCAATCGATTGTGTTCGTTAGCTCATGTATCGCATTTTGACCTTACTTGAAATTATTGTGAAGTTTTTACTAATTCTACTTATGAAGCAagtataggtatgtttaaatatttaatgtgaccctaaattattttccaacatGCATTATCTATGTAAGTAAAAGAATTTGACTGATTCATACATCGCCTAATCAGAACTGTCGAAGCCATGAGTATGAAATTTGATcagtagttactagttattacctatatagtttcgTTTTATGATGATACTAAGAAAATCATGAATTAATCATTGAATACATCCAACGATTATAAACCAGGTCTGTTGTTTATGCCAACATTTCTTCAAGACAGCACAtcctaacattttttaaacattatatttcataattattaaatattgataatttcgAAAAACTATATCATTAATTTGTCTAGACTcaagtacaatttataattgattttagatttataaaagtattaagtagTAGGCCATAATTATGATTATCTTTGAGCACTTACTGCAGTGccaaaaagttattaatatttaataaacacaatacattgtaaatttgtaaaactGATACGTTCTTACCTAACTTTAAACATCTGTcattcatgaaaaatttaaaatgagcaCTGAATATACGtgattatacaaaatgtacttTACTTTTATTCCAACgttattatttcacaatattattatttatttataaatccacAAGAGAAAAATAcccaaattatgtatttattatgactactaaaattaaaaaattatttaatttatttgcagTACCCGACCAACTAAAAAAAGAATATCAATCTTACAAAGATGGTAAGTTTTATATCAAATCATGGTTTATTGTAAATACCttcattaattttgaaaatgtatttcatttccgcataagttatttaattaagagACGACACCACAGTACCAcactattatttatgataaacaataaatcagttgaaaccataaaataaataccattttaatttgtaaaaccaATTAATTTCTCGTTTCATTtagaaacaattttgaatttatataaaattaatatattaatctttttgaacacattttttgtatatattttagttgtgaacattttatttatccataaaatattattaagtaaacttatattatagttaaaagaaaaatcgtcatattattaaaatattaaataaatttataactaggtacaaaataataaaattaattcaatacattttcagTATGCCCAAAACCACACAAACCAGAATCTGATCACACAAGtggtaagtttaataatatcaaattacgttcaattattttaaaattgtatttaatttctgcataaaaatcataaaataaaaaaacacaataccaaATTGAAAGTGTCATCAATATCAGGTGGCTTCTTTCCCAAAATTATGCAACtcatgttctattttttttcttaacccacatacctatacttataatatccatgatatatattgtttattttctcctaaaaataataaaaaaaaaaatactgcataAGTTATTcaagtataagaaaaatgtaactAGGTaagttcatataaaaataagaaacaccACACTAACATCTATctatctattaactatttatataatctatataaatttatataaataaaaatgactcAAAATCTTGAAAACTACTCGTCCGATTCgcttgaaattcaacatagatatgAAGCCGCATTAGGGAAAGGTCAGTATCTATatgaaaatcacaaaatatacatttccaTAGATTATCGACTGATGGCCCGGCGCAGACCGGTTAACCCCagctagtttataataaataataagtcttttgaatttttaaaccataaaaCTAATACCACTGTATATAACAAATTCATTGTTCGTTTCATATAGAATCTTAAAGCTGAAAAGCATATAAGCATTATAAGcccttaatttttaatttataaaattactatattaatctttttatacacatttttatgtatatttttactgtgtACATTTTCAcgacttataaaaaaatgacatcaaaataatattaagcgaACTTATATTACACTTAAGGAAAAAATCggcatattatgtaaacataataaaatcacaaaaatttaaattagttcaatttattttcataaatcacTTTAGAACATAAAGCACCATCTGAGGATAAAAGTGGTAAGTATCATATCAAATCAGgctttattgtaaatatattgttcaataattttgataaattgttgattttctgcagaaaacattattaatagttatttcagtataagaaaaattaaataaaattatagaaaaaaaaagtattcattcACTAACCAATTTTTgagacatattatgtatttttattggtaggtatataggaCAACTgaatttcacatttataatgatgtgtcacacaatattattattacatgatgcgctaacatatttaaaatagtaaaaaaacataaactaaaCCTTCAGAACCTATAGATGATTGTTATCTAGATTTTAGGCTCTTAAGTATAACCCAATCAATGTGAGCACCTATAATTACACTCTTAAACTGTTCATTGATGCAATGTTAGATATGTGtggcaaatatttttatagtttttatattatgtagagtaTATGAAAGTTAATTACTATAGAATacatggtaaaatatattttatatttatttatctaaattatttttattttcttattgtttaataaaaatgaatgaattgtggtatatattcatttaataatcaagtacgataaaatttcatttgtatattttaattattttgttttttttttttttggtcaaacgtattaataatgtttttttaggaATAAACACCCCTCAAAACCGACCATCCACACTGTTGCCTCACTCTTGATATCGATTACCTACTACATCTTAACATCGGTACCTATCTAATagtgttcttaccatcaagtttcataataggtcgaatcactataattttcaaactgaggaagctaaacgtgatctgctgcgCGTAAATTTGCCATGGTctacacttgtaagacggagacaacaaatgccagTTTTAGGTCCTCTCAAACAAACTTATATATTCCTGTAAATGtagaacaacaatttttataaaaacaacttattttcattttttttgtatttaattataaattattagagtagagcaaaaatgttaataaatataatataaaaaatcttaatttatttttcagataaaatcatgattaaaaataataattatacatgtgATAGTACCAAATGTGgtaagtttaaactttaaataaataatttaatataaacgtgcgagttacaaatcaaaatatttttcctagtaatgtaattaattaattgtgttaatggtaatcatttttttactataattaaattatttatttatctagaaaaataaaattttattgattcacaaataacaaagaaaaaatgtatttaaaataaaaaaaaatggttcaaCACGGGTAAAGTCAGTAAAATAAGCAAGTaaatctatacaaaatatatttatggaacaacaataatatttgacttgagagttatgatttatgacatatTTCTtgcaaactaaaaatattaccttttcattttttaaaccaTACCTAAAAATGATGTGTATAATTGGTAccaaataagtaaaaacaaatgtctattttaatactaaaatatatagtatacctatttatctcttaatcatcaataatatacagtagaaactcgattTACCGTCAGTTTCTGTTATCCATTATCGGTCACcgacaaaaaaaagttatcaaaatgCATTGATTGGTTTGGGGTACAAAAGGAGGCAAATGTAACGAAACATGGCCGCTCAAAAAGCTCGTGACTCAAAAAAACAGAAGAAGATAcggattattttgtttaatatttttttaaatagtattctttatgttattacatattgtatattattggtatttattatttattattattttattattatgtattaaatttattatttttgtctaaaaattacgttgtaaaatatatacatattatatacttttattgaaaaattgttttgtattactGTATTTCAGTTAACCGTCTATTCGATTAACCGTCATTGTCTCGGTCCCGACAttgacggttaatcgagtttctactgtatTGTGAAcactaaaaatttatttttacttccaGACTTACCAGATACAGTTAATTGTAAAGGtactaaatatcatattttttttttttttgtaatgctagcataatataaaataaacctatacacctattattatatattttatctaaaataaattaacataaaccattgaaattattttattaggttttgtttatacattaaattatccatgtcattgattttgatttttcgttttatttaaaatattctcaaagaaaatttataaaattgttttgaaatgttaacaggtacctacctattcagcTAAAATCacacattttcattaataaattaaacttaaattactatACTTTAGTGATTTAGTATTCGGTCATTCAGACATACAGTTATATACGATATGAAATCCTCTAAGATTTCTGGGGGGGGGGCCTAACATATGTAATAACATCAATGTGAGCGAGGGAGGGGCTTCGATCCCATACCTCTAAACACATGTGtacctattcatatatataCCAATACAATGTGATTTACCAAGCATATTCATCCCCCTTTAATCCTTTAATAATGCTTAtggataaaattttgaatttgagaattaataatatgtaggtttaCTTAAAGATCTACCGTAGTCCGTAGGTGCATTAGGTTAAGGAGTGTCCCGCGGTGgtgttacaaaattattttattcaaatgaaaGAGCAGCATTTGTGTTTTTAAACTACGTGTACTTAGGATATTAGTCCTTACTCCTTAATAGtggtattacatttatattatatattatatttaggtctgccactaaatactaataactactaaactacctacctattatactcgcataatatttacaaataataaaatgtttaaagattaatatgaattactgtaattttaaaattatcatagccCCTATATTTTCTAAGCATATTTGAATAACTATTAATCTTAGTAGGCatcctgtataatgtataggtgtatattattatatatcttatatatacagagtgattaaatgaacgtaagacactcattatttcaataacCTAACTTTTTGTATGTTAagtactttaatataattttaaattttaagtaatttgaaaataaatattttggagaaaaaaattatatttattgttattgtgtttGAAGTTCTTAGTTTTTTGAaagacaacatacatttttgataaaaataacgatgaaaaatatttttagaaaaattttgttttttatgaattaaaataatgtaaaaacatattgtGAAAAATACCTTGTCTATGAAATAATGAGTACCTATCtgacgttaaatggatcactacTATAGTATCCTAATCaaacataacctaacctaacataccAGATAGCaacattaacaattattaatttttttagatattttaaattatagtgagTTTCTGttatttaaactatacctataaatacttagatattaaattcatcaaaaaataaatggaaCAAGCCATCAGGGGCGCCGAACTTCATACTGGCCACTGGTCTTCATATAtctatagatataaaaataataaataaataactttcgTAAATGaagttataatgatttatagaaATTGCAACacagtaaatttaataaaaagaaaatacagtatttaaaattttaattacgagtcggtagttatataatatgtaaatctcATATTTAACtgaagtgtattattatttatcataagttatgacaatatattattacctaatacctatcctaaaatgtattatatttttagtgattGTGCATTACGGTAAgtcgtttatatttgtattattgttattgtaaattaaaatcttagcaaaaatattataggttgaGTCATTTATCTATTCTGTGGATTAtgttagtaattagtaaaaggtataatattatagtaatattacatattaccaaTATTACCCATGTATTTTCAGAAAAAGATATTCACGAGTATAGAATTGAGAAggttaattaaatcaattaaaggtatgattgatatatatttatcattgtacgtatataggtaaagcaaacattaatttttatattattaattttaatcatccaaacttaagggggctggagcgtgattcattttcAGTCAAAACATAGTTCACGACTTCAATCATTAAGCCtaatataatgttctgatattaattttgaaagcagattcgtcactaaattatctatgctttgacaattttatttttctgatttttgttttgttttgtttagaaatttactaacaaaaagagtaaacatagatcatattcataatttaaatttaaatacattaatatagaaaataacaaaTGTACGACAATACGACATTAAAAACATAGAacatttagaggagaattcaaatgctttcaaaatttaaatcggaacatcctactgagcgaATTCTACTggcagtattttttgaaaaaaaatgtttgtaattttataaagtaatatttggtGACTtgtgcagtggcgtatttaggaattttgataggagtggatgaaatatataataataggtacactcaataaatacgaatataatatacatttttaaaatcctctaacttgttgagtttagtgtggatcaaggtgaaataagaattaacacaaattttttagtacctaatatcatttattataaattcatactaacgacaatcccgtgtttataaacaaaaaaaatagttacaatacaaaatcctgttttctatttttttggatgctcagttcatcgataagcttatctggcatgattattgtattgaccggtgacatgcaaataaagccaacacattaagacGACGCTACActcgtatgtgttgtctccgtcttacacaagcacgacatagcaaattgtcgttcactattctcaatagtgtgctgttggttttgatggcgatagggtgaaatgacctatcatcaaacttttagttaagaTACATAATATGGGTCTTAGCGTGgggcgattttttaatattttaattttcaagcgagatatgagaatttttaatttttgatacttcacataccattatttttctcgaaaatgaaaatatcgaaaaatcaccCACTCTAAGACCCAagtaatgttcttacctaaaagtttgataataggtcgattcactctagtatctaaactaacagctcactattgagaatagtgaacgacaatttcctatgtcgtgcgtgtgtaagacagaaacaacacatgcgggtgtagcgtcctcttatataagggtccgtattacaaaactaatgttaaaccgcggaattcgactggtaaaatttaaactatgattgtaaaacgggccctaagtgtctaagtcggttataataaacaaagtatataataattactattaaatttatagttattattcaatataagataggaaaattaataaaatatttacttctgtcatactatttattaggtaagacttaatacttaataaaaacttgaaaaacatcgttcaggtgtacctataggctatagcagttgatacaggcaaagtaaaaaatattttcaagagttcatgaatatttggataaacctgtttatcacaaacatctaaagcatgtaacccagaggagaatacaatgttttcaatcactaaaaataaacccatgccctatggtaaataTACAGTCTTCATggcaattttgttttatttaccgactatttatcgggtttattataaacactcatgcatgaaaaataattcgcagagaattcaaaaatatagtataccataccaccataaagatatatgtttttattttccgatatttatgccacgaacgactagtggcgtatagtacctatatcaaagcggacaaattaccacggctagaacatttagaaaacagatattataggtagctacttgaaacttaaaaatagtatcatattgagaaatacagaaaataagtaaacttcattttacaaaaaaaaaaggtcaagggggggaTCTCCATATCCCCCCCcacgtaaatacgccactggactTGTGCATGTGCGTAGGTAAACTGACGGACGTACATATCCGGTCACTATGAGTATGATGCCCCTAATAAGTAGAGATGTTCCGGGTACACGGTAATTACTCGATGGCCGGGTACTCGATAGtcgatatcatatttaaagaCTTGGCTCTTACTCGGTACCCGGcgaaatactacatttttactcGACTCATATTATCCAATGACAAAAActgataatctatttataaatatatgcatacctaaaattaatataacggaaaaatctaaaattctagggtaatgaattataatttattttggtacataTTGGAATAACTGAACCGATTTACAATAGCCAGTTGATTATAAACAAATCATGTTTTTCTTctatgaattacaaaaataaatctcagATTTACTgtttaaagattatattattaataatttcttaatcaGTAATTGTTAGTTGATACTTTAATACTAGTATAAGTagtgttaaaatttttactcGGCCAATACTCGATACCCGGtcagtataaacaattttactcgGTCAGTACTCGGTACCCGGTTTAGTACCAGATTTTCTACTCGGAACATCAGCTCTAGCCCCTATACAACGTGATCGGTAggtactacgaattacacacGCAAATGTTTATTAACGTTCACCACATTCACAAGACCCAtttaaactgaaatataaaatgcctagtttttactctttAGAATGGATTAcctacgctccagcccccttaaaaaCAGAATGTGAGTGCGCTTCTCCTGCAATGAAACAATAACGGTCGACCGTTCAATgcttatagttattatactctGCACAATTAAACGGTGTTAAGCGGCATTAGTGGAAGCTGGGAAAGGGCAATATAAATGCAGATATTTTTATGGGTTCTCAATATCTACGCAAAGGTATAGCTGTAAAATAAGACAAAAACGAACTTCCTGCGTTCATTCTTCTTGTTCTTCTTCAACCATTTTCTTAAGCTTATTTTCTCCTTAGTTTTACCTTTGTACCAGTTTTGTCACAATATCGTATCCAATGCGGCAATACTTGACGGCAGCTTGTGGAAATTGTTTTGATTCGCTTATATACCTCCTAATGGTATAATCTATAAATCAGCCACTAAATATTGGACAGCGATACTATGACGAAAAGATACAAAGGTTAACCTAAGGAGAAAAGAGAAAAGTTTAGGGAAATGATTGAATAGAAGAACCAAGTTAACTAAAAGCTTGGATAATGTTGATATCAGTGCAGTGTGCACATATCGGGCAGGCATTTTTTTcgtagtaaaaatgttatagttcTATTTTTGCGATCGCCgtgatttttaaaagtattttttggggaattatatataggtactaacacGAAAGAAAGGTACTGGACTTGACGAAAACCGCATATGGAGTACGCTCACGCCATATAATTGACTATCTACATCAaagatattcattatttttacaacgaAATTTGAGTGTACCGactgtttattttatgattttagacCGATGACTAAACCTGGCGAAGAAGAGAATGATTCAAGAAATAAGAAGACAcgcgtatttaataattaaatataatttgttattttgacgattcgtaataaattagtacctattataatattgcacaatatatatctttaaatgtattaacatttcaCTATACctctaagaataaaatataagattaagACGTGTGTATTTAAGCCTATCAAAAGTCAACActaagcataaaatatacatttttaataatttaatattattatttatcataaactaTTTATCCATTATGATATTTGATTGCaacaaataaatagtattttattgcatgtaatttaataatttatttgttttttgaaatataattatggcGGCCAGGCCATCtggtcatataatatgataattgctTTGAGCGTTTGCTTACGTGAATATTCTCGACTCGTAGGATGGTTTATACAGATACTACGTGGGTGGCAACATTTTAGCGTAGAACCACTAAGACCTATATACTGGCtggaaatagtaaaaaaaaaatggtttaccGTGTGATATTTATACTCTGCAAAAATTGTATCATCTGGGGGTTTTCGTGtactaaaaatgtatggttttttttttgaccaCTTAAAACagccataaattataattttaatatacctattgatatttacaTGATAATAGTCCGACagaccgtctccgttcagaatcatttttcgaatGAAATGAttcattattgaatttaaatttaacaaattcatTACAATGACCTACTCCGTGAAGAGTTTACACTCAACATTTTTCTTTCCCTCAACCGTATCACGCTTTTATTCCCCTCTATTTTACCCACGATCCAGTGTTCAGCTACAACAGCAGCTGTCAACTGGTGATTGaagtattttgtaatttatgtgtcaaaaacaaaatttctataAGACTGAGTAAAAGTGATCCTATAAAAgcattagaaataattaataaataataatatgctacaaTTCTATAACTGGAGTCCCTTATAGATATAGCTTGCAGTGTGACGGTGTTCAGTGGCATGCAGAAAATTTTTCagacctgaggcaaactatacaatttgaccACCCAACCTACCACCATCAGGTTTTTCGTACTCGATTGATAAGGCACGTCCAGACGGAGCAGCTTTTGCTGCGCGGCAAATACACGTCCACACGGTGCGGTATTTATTTCACGATTATCTTTCAGTAGACAATACTAATGATGCCGCGCGGCTTTCCTTTGATGTAGACCACCTACTAGGCCGATCGGAAATTATGCCGCGTGGCATCAAAAAAAGCcgcagaaaatgtatttatgtattcacGCTCATGCCACGCGGCAAAAGCTGCTCCGTCTGGACGCGCCTATACTTTAACAAATTGTGCCCAGTTGCACACCTAGTAACCCACCCACTCGTATTTTCCTCGAGGCAATGCCTAAAAAAATAGCCGTTCAGCATGCCACTGACGGTGTTTATGGAAAATTGGGGTTCCCTTATAGATaggtaaatttagttttttactaAGATTTTACTTATTGATCCAGCTGCACCCAAAAATAAAGTTCATGAAAGATCAAAGGTTTTATCATCTTCTTacat
It contains:
- the LOC107885020 gene encoding uncharacterized protein LOC107885020 codes for the protein MIVVAEAILNSDKTKQIPDQLKKEYQSYKDVCPKPHKPESDHTSEHKAPSEDKSDKIMIKNNNYTCDSTKCDLPDTVNCKDILNYMIVHYEKDIHEYRIEKVN